TCTCTCCTCCTTTTTCCTTGTCACTCAGGTCTTCATGACGATGATATAGAAGTAGCATGGAGACTATCTACCATTCAATTATTTAATAATTTCCTAAACAACAAAAAAAGAGTAATTCTATAACAGAACAACTCTTTTAACAAGTTCACTTATACAATTACTTCCTCTTCGCTTAATTCAGCCTCTTCTATGTCTCTCGATCTGTGTGCAATTCGACTTGCTGCCGCTGCTGCAAGAGCACATACTATATCATCCATAAAGGTATGAACTTCTTCCCCTTCGTGTTCGTCCAACCTCTTTATGATGCCAAATTTCTCTTTATCGAGAAATCCAAAGTTCGTCAATCCAATCGATCCATACACGTTTACAATAGATAATGGGATAATTTCATCAATCCCATATAGCGGTTCGTCTGTCTCCACCAAATATTGAAGGGGATCTGGGAGCAACTTTTTTTCTGCTAAAATATCAAGCGACAATCCCGTTAACACTGCATGAACAATTTCTCTTTTTTCCAAGACCTTCTCGACGTTATGTATACAATCTTCGAGGGTCACATTACTAATATATTTCTTTTGAAGTAGAAGAACGATTTCTGCGATATCCTGTATGGTGACACCTCTGTCATCTAACATCTTTTTTGTTGTTTCTCTCATCTCTTTTAACGTATATTTTCTCATATGGCCCCCCTCTTTCTCTCTAGCTCAACCATTTAGGTGGTGTGTTCTTCGCCCAGTAAATAGAGCCTAGTGCATGATGGCCGTGGAATTCATCGTGATAAGTATGGTAGTGAAAGTTAAAATAATATCCATCTAACGGAGGATGATCTTTTCTTACATGAAAGCGAATAAGATCCTTTCCTGTGACTGCATGATAAATATGAAAAATCTTTTCGCTGTCTCCACCTGTCGGATTTTCAGAAATAGTTAAATTACTTAGATCCTCTTCAGGATGTTCTTCTGCTAAATCTTGCAACACCTGTTCCATTTTAGGAAAAATAACATCTTTAAATTCATCTTGTATTTTCGGACCGATTCTTGAGCCGAACTTTTCAAAACTTTGTAGTTCAGCCTGTTCGGTAGCTAATGACAAGAAAGAATCTTTGGACACTCTTTGCTCAAAGGGTTCAATAAATTCATTTGAATAATTTTTGTTTGTTACATCGCCAAACGACGAATCATCCTTTTGATCGTCTATTGTCAAATAGGCAGGTGGCGATACTGTACCGAACGTAAGCGCTGTAATTAGGAC
This window of the Sutcliffiella horikoshii genome carries:
- a CDS encoding phosphatidylglycerophosphatase A family protein, whose translation is MRKYTLKEMRETTKKMLDDRGVTIQDIAEIVLLLQKKYISNVTLEDCIHNVEKVLEKREIVHAVLTGLSLDILAEKKLLPDPLQYLVETDEPLYGIDEIIPLSIVNVYGSIGLTNFGFLDKEKFGIIKRLDEHEGEEVHTFMDDIVCALAAAAASRIAHRSRDIEEAELSEEEVIV
- a CDS encoding YpjP family protein; translated protein: MPKWLKKSLVVLITALTFGTVSPPAYLTIDDQKDDSSFGDVTNKNYSNEFIEPFEQRVSKDSFLSLATEQAELQSFEKFGSRIGPKIQDEFKDVIFPKMEQVLQDLAEEHPEEDLSNLTISENPTGGDSEKIFHIYHAVTGKDLIRFHVRKDHPPLDGYYFNFHYHTYHDEFHGHHALGSIYWAKNTPPKWLS